The following proteins come from a genomic window of Buchnera aphidicola (Protaphis terricola):
- the tsf gene encoding translation elongation factor Ts — MISINAALIKKLRLLTGVGFMECKRALLEENGNIELSIDNLRKSGQMKVVQKLKNTTNQGAIFSKVQDHIGVIFELNCETDFVSKDNLFINLGQEIISVAFLKNINNLFDIRSYFKEKITDLIIKFGENIQISRFNIIQGDHIFSYVHRSRIGVLVSAKNLNKEILKNIAMHIVASKPEYIYPKDIPDSIFKREYNIQLELVKKYKKPINILKKIVDGRMNKFVNNISLVGQDFIVDSNKKVGQILKDNKGSIISFIRFELGEKLLK, encoded by the coding sequence ATGATTTCAATTAATGCTGCATTAATTAAAAAATTAAGATTGTTAACAGGTGTTGGTTTCATGGAATGTAAACGAGCACTATTAGAAGAAAACGGTAATATTGAATTATCAATTGATAATTTAAGAAAGTCTGGTCAAATGAAAGTTGTACAAAAATTAAAAAATACTACAAATCAGGGTGCAATATTTTCAAAAGTTCAAGATCATATTGGAGTTATTTTTGAACTAAATTGTGAAACTGATTTTGTATCAAAAGATAATTTATTTATTAATTTAGGTCAAGAAATTATCTCAGTAGCATTTTTAAAAAATATAAATAATCTTTTTGATATAAGAAGTTATTTTAAAGAAAAAATAACAGATTTAATTATAAAATTTGGTGAAAATATTCAAATTAGTAGGTTTAATATTATACAGGGAGATCATATATTTTCTTATGTACATAGGAGTCGAATTGGTGTATTAGTTAGTGCTAAAAATTTAAATAAAGAAATATTAAAAAATATAGCTATGCATATAGTAGCAAGTAAACCTGAGTATATTTATCCTAAAGACATACCTGATTCTATTTTTAAAAGAGAATATAATATCCAATTAGAATTAGTAAAAAAATATAAAAAACCTATTAATATATTAAAAAAAATCGTTGATGGTCGTATGAACAAATTTGTAAATAATATTTCATTAGTAGGTCAAGATTTTATTGTTGATTCAAATAAAAAAGTAGGTCAAATATTAAAAGACAATAAAGGTAGTATTATATCTTTTATTAGATTTGAACTTGGGGAAAAACTACTTAAATAA
- the pyrH gene encoding UMP kinase: MSTNIYSRILLKISGEVLQGRNKFGIDINSLKKIAKEIKLILNIGVQVGLVIGSGNLFRGTTLSKVGINRIACDHIGILSTIINSLAMQDIMNNYSIHSCVMSPIPLHGICETYTYQRAIKLLSKHYVVIFAAGIGNPLFTTDSAACLRGIETQSDIILKGTKVDGVYSKDPEKYSQVTLYKKLTYRDVIKHELKVMDLSAFLLARDHNLPIIVFNINKNESLYRIIKGYNEGTIITN; this comes from the coding sequence ATGTCTACCAATATATACTCTCGTATTTTGTTGAAAATAAGTGGTGAAGTATTACAAGGAAGAAATAAATTTGGTATTGATATAAATTCTTTAAAAAAAATAGCTAAAGAAATAAAATTAATATTAAATATTGGTGTTCAAGTTGGTTTAGTAATTGGTAGTGGGAATTTATTTCGCGGTACAACTTTATCTAAAGTTGGTATAAATAGAATCGCTTGTGATCATATTGGAATATTATCTACAATTATTAATAGTTTAGCAATGCAAGATATCATGAATAATTATTCTATTCATTCCTGTGTTATGTCTCCTATTCCATTACATGGAATATGTGAAACTTATACATATCAAAGGGCGATTAAACTTTTATCAAAACATTATGTAGTAATTTTCGCAGCAGGCATAGGAAATCCATTATTTACAACTGATTCTGCTGCATGTCTACGTGGTATTGAAACACAATCAGATATAATTTTAAAAGGTACTAAAGTTGATGGGGTATATTCTAAAGATCCAGAAAAATATTCTCAGGTTACTTTGTATAAAAAATTAACGTATAGAGATGTTATCAAACATGAATTAAAAGTGATGGATTTATCTGCATTTTTATTAGCTAGAGATCATAATTTACCAATTATAGTTTTTAATATTAATAAAAATGAATCTTTATATCGTATTATTAAAGGATATAATGAAGGTACAATTATCACAAATTAA
- the frr gene encoding ribosome recycling factor: MINKIYVKSNQKMEICLKSFKNQLNNIRTGRASPELLNDIYIEYFGSQVSLPKISNIVVENYHTLKINVFDSYSTPLINKAILNSNLNLNPIIHGKDIIVPIPGLTEERRKHLIKIIKNNAENTRVCIRNIRRNANEEIKLHVKNKIIGEDQERIAQNKIQNITNEYIKKIEKILLIKEKELMEF; this comes from the coding sequence GTGATTAATAAGATCTATGTTAAAAGTAATCAAAAAATGGAAATTTGTCTTAAAAGTTTTAAAAATCAATTAAATAATATTCGTACTGGAAGGGCATCTCCAGAACTACTTAATGATATATATATTGAATATTTTGGTTCTCAAGTATCACTTCCTAAAATATCTAATATAGTAGTTGAAAATTATCATACACTTAAAATTAACGTATTTGATAGTTATAGTACACCTTTAATAAATAAAGCTATTTTAAATTCTAATCTTAATTTAAATCCTATTATTCATGGTAAAGATATTATTGTTCCTATACCAGGACTTACAGAGGAACGAAGAAAACATCTTATTAAAATTATAAAAAATAATGCAGAAAATACGCGAGTTTGTATACGAAATATTCGAAGAAATGCTAATGAAGAAATTAAACTTCATGTAAAAAATAAAATTATTGGAGAGGATCAAGAACGTATTGCTCAAAATAAAATTCAAAATATTACAAATGAATATATTAAAAAAATAGAAAAAATCTTATTAATAAAAGAAAAAGAGCTTATGGAATTTTAA
- the ispC gene encoding 1-deoxy-D-xylulose-5-phosphate reductoisomerase, producing MKRVTILGSTGSIGTSTLSIIKKNSTLFKVVALVANKNISVMLKQCEIFTPDWVAMKNEKSANILRKKLKEKNIQTQVLSGDKEICALAALEQIEYVVSAIVGIAGLLPTLSAIYAGKIILLANKESLITCGNLFMKAVISHKAQIIPIDSEHNAIFQVLPKYFQKNLGKISLKKANVKSIILTASGGPLFNFKKRDLPFVKPSQIYSHPNWSMGKKILVDSATMINKGFEYAEARLLFNASDSEINIIIHPQSIIHSMVEYIDGSVLAQLSLPDMRVAISYAFSFPDRIPSGSSFLDFKKINNLSFFTPDFIKFPCLKLAIDAFIYGKSAMIVLNAANEVTVSAFLNSRISFNKIFEINNDILMSSNLLEPLSIEEVIDIDQKTRINTKKRILSLSS from the coding sequence ATGAAACGAGTAACAATTTTAGGATCAACTGGTTCAATTGGTACTAGTACATTATCTATTATTAAAAAAAATTCTACTTTATTTAAAGTAGTTGCATTAGTAGCTAATAAAAATATTTCTGTTATGTTAAAACAATGTGAGATATTTACTCCTGATTGGGTGGCTATGAAAAATGAAAAATCTGCTAATATACTTAGAAAGAAACTAAAAGAAAAAAATATTCAAACTCAAGTTTTATCTGGAGATAAAGAAATTTGTGCGCTTGCTGCATTAGAACAGATTGAATATGTAGTTTCTGCTATTGTTGGAATAGCAGGTTTATTACCTACTTTATCAGCTATATATGCTGGTAAAATAATTTTATTAGCAAATAAAGAATCTTTAATTACATGTGGTAATCTATTTATGAAAGCTGTTATTTCTCATAAAGCTCAGATTATTCCTATTGATAGTGAACATAACGCTATTTTTCAAGTTTTACCTAAGTATTTTCAAAAAAATTTAGGTAAAATAAGTTTAAAAAAAGCTAATGTTAAATCTATTATTTTAACTGCTTCTGGTGGTCCATTATTTAATTTTAAAAAAAGAGACTTGCCTTTTGTTAAACCATCTCAAATATATTCACACCCAAATTGGTCAATGGGAAAAAAAATTTTAGTAGATTCAGCCACAATGATAAATAAAGGTTTTGAATATGCTGAAGCAAGATTGCTATTTAATGCTTCAGATAGTGAAATTAATATCATCATTCATCCTCAATCAATTATCCATTCAATGGTTGAGTATATTGATGGATCGGTATTAGCACAACTTTCTTTACCAGATATGAGAGTAGCTATTTCATATGCATTTTCTTTTCCTGATCGAATTCCTTCTGGATCTAGTTTTTTAGATTTTAAAAAAATAAATAATTTAAGTTTTTTTACACCTGATTTTATAAAATTTCCATGTTTAAAATTAGCAATTGATGCATTTATTTATGGAAAATCAGCTATGATAGTATTAAATGCTGCTAATGAAGTCACTGTATCTGCTTTTTTAAATTCAAGAATTTCATTTAATAAAATATTTGAAATTAACAATGATATTTTAATGTCATCTAATTTATTAGAACCTCTTTCTATTGAAGAGGTTATAGATATTGATCAAAAAACTAGAATAAACACAAAAAAAAGAATATTATCATTATCATCTTAA
- the uppS gene encoding polyprenyl diphosphate synthase — translation MLCKQCKLHKENKKNFPNHVAIIMDGNGRWAKKRNKIRTFGHKEGFKAVKRTIKFALQNKIEILTLYTFSKENWKRPKLEVQSLLKIFLFALKSEIYYLKKYNICLKVIGDLTSFNNELQSYIHYVEKITFSNTGLILNIAANYSGKWDILQGVKKILTAIQKGYLNINQIEENTFSQYLSTHQLSPVDLVIRTGGEKRISNFFLWQIAYSELYFTDVLWPDFNSYIFQEAIDYFSTRNRTFGGLVQDEKKI, via the coding sequence ATGTTATGTAAACAATGTAAATTACATAAAGAAAATAAAAAAAATTTTCCTAATCATGTTGCAATTATTATGGATGGAAATGGACGATGGGCAAAAAAAAGAAATAAAATACGTACTTTTGGACATAAAGAAGGTTTTAAAGCAGTAAAAAGAACAATAAAATTTGCTCTTCAAAATAAAATAGAAATATTAACATTATATACTTTTAGTAAAGAAAATTGGAAACGCCCAAAATTAGAAGTACAATCTTTGCTAAAAATATTTTTATTTGCATTAAAAAGTGAAATTTATTATTTAAAAAAATATAATATTTGTCTTAAAGTAATAGGTGATTTAACTTCTTTTAATAATGAATTGCAGTCATATATACATTATGTAGAAAAAATTACCTTTAGTAATACTGGATTAATTTTAAATATTGCTGCAAATTATAGTGGAAAATGGGATATATTACAGGGTGTTAAAAAAATTTTAACTGCTATTCAAAAAGGATATTTAAATATTAATCAAATTGAAGAAAATACGTTTTCTCAATATTTATCTACGCATCAATTATCACCAGTAGATTTAGTTATTAGAACTGGTGGTGAAAAAAGAATTAGCAATTTTTTTTTATGGCAAATAGCTTATTCTGAATTGTATTTTACTGATGTTCTATGGCCTGATTTTAATTCTTATATATTTCAAGAAGCAATTGATTATTTTAGTACTAGAAATCGTACTTTTGGAGGATTAGTTCAAGATGAAAAAAAAATTTAA
- the bamA gene encoding outer membrane protein assembly factor BamA: MLIKKFFIIFLMFFSINIYSKSLWTVKNIEFKGLKNCTKQEVLGNILFNIGDKISKNDIQKSIRLLFKTGKFSDIQVFFSTNNSIIFKIKEQPLIFHIDVFGNHIIPKKNFNEYLKKLGMEIGKQYNPYLKYIFIQNIKKLHYHFGRYQSSIRLLTNFSSNNRVNIKILINEGNLLKINHIKIIGNKSFSREKIISLFKLKDYASWWNIFEKRIYYADELERDINNLHNFYLNHGFYYFSIDKKIVNFLKNKNKVNIILKISEGNQYKISNFFINGNFLKYYTQIKNLISISSNEIYNKEKIQLIIQRIKYFLSERGYINTQIEINPEINFIKKTIILNFNININQRYFINQIYFKGNKLTKDIVLRREIKQSEGEWCNLKLLDLSKEALEKIKYIYDIKMIKEFLHDKDNAVNIIYELKERNTGSLNFGLGYGKESGISFNTSISKDNLFGLGNFFKVSAIKNDNQKYIDFQMTYPYFFDNGTNLNSRLFYNNFIYHFNDMSNLIKKTFGFENDLSFLINNANRFNVGVGYTHNSLINQDSTSNNSLIKINKKNLTSNSKEILDDQFLTNSLMNDITLNYSFLHDTLKSLYFPISGNQTYLIGKNTIPGSDNNFYKFLLDTEQYIPLDTEKEFIFSAHFKAGFGDSFNKSKLPFYESFHLNNSNYIRGFGVNTIGPKKKYAINKIQECFGYKKNNFCESIESIGGNAILVANLELIIPIPFIKKDYTQFLRPSFFLDFGNIWDTKLIQEKNQSDIKFIDFNQLKNFHSSVGFALQWFSPIGPLVFSYAHPIQKNENDQIEKFQFSIGKNW, from the coding sequence ATGTTAATTAAAAAATTTTTTATAATTTTTTTAATGTTTTTTAGTATAAATATTTATTCAAAATCTTTATGGACTGTAAAAAACATTGAATTTAAAGGATTAAAAAATTGTACAAAACAAGAAGTATTAGGAAATATTTTATTTAATATTGGTGATAAAATATCTAAAAATGATATCCAAAAAAGCATTAGATTATTATTTAAAACAGGTAAATTTTCAGATATTCAAGTTTTTTTTTCTACTAATAATTCTATAATTTTTAAGATTAAAGAACAACCTTTAATTTTTCATATTGATGTTTTTGGAAATCATATTATTCCAAAAAAAAATTTTAATGAGTATTTAAAAAAACTAGGAATGGAAATAGGTAAACAATACAATCCTTATTTAAAATATATTTTTATTCAAAATATAAAAAAACTTCATTATCATTTTGGAAGATATCAATCAAGTATTAGATTATTAACAAATTTTTCTTCAAACAACCGAGTTAATATAAAAATATTAATTAATGAGGGGAATTTATTAAAAATAAATCATATTAAAATTATTGGAAATAAAAGTTTTTCTAGAGAAAAAATTATTTCATTATTTAAATTAAAAGATTATGCATCTTGGTGGAATATTTTTGAAAAACGTATTTATTATGCAGACGAGTTAGAGCGAGATATAAACAATTTACATAATTTTTATTTAAATCATGGATTTTATTATTTTAGTATAGATAAAAAAATAGTTAATTTTTTAAAAAATAAAAATAAAGTAAATATTATTTTAAAAATATCTGAAGGTAATCAATATAAAATTTCTAATTTTTTTATTAACGGTAATTTTTTAAAATATTATACGCAAATAAAAAATCTAATTTCTATTAGTTCTAATGAAATTTACAATAAAGAAAAAATTCAATTAATCATTCAAAGAATAAAATATTTTTTATCTGAAAGAGGATATATTAATACGCAAATTGAAATTAATCCTGAAATTAACTTTATCAAAAAAACTATAATTTTAAATTTTAATATAAATATAAATCAACGTTATTTTATAAATCAGATATATTTTAAAGGTAATAAATTAACTAAAGATATAGTTTTACGTCGTGAAATAAAACAATCTGAAGGTGAATGGTGTAATTTAAAATTACTTGATTTAAGTAAAGAAGCATTAGAAAAAATTAAGTATATATATGATATTAAAATGATTAAAGAGTTTTTACATGATAAAGATAATGCTGTTAATATTATTTATGAATTGAAAGAACGTAATACTGGTTCGTTAAATTTTGGATTAGGTTATGGAAAAGAAAGTGGTATTAGTTTCAACACTTCTATTTCAAAAGATAATTTATTTGGACTGGGAAATTTTTTTAAAGTCAGTGCTATTAAGAATGACAATCAAAAATATATAGACTTTCAAATGACATATCCATATTTTTTTGATAATGGTACGAATTTAAATAGTAGATTGTTTTACAATAATTTTATATATCATTTTAATGATATGTCGAATCTAATAAAAAAAACATTTGGTTTTGAAAATGATTTAAGTTTTTTAATTAATAATGCTAATAGATTTAATGTAGGTGTAGGATATACTCATAATAGTTTAATTAATCAAGATAGTACGTCAAATAATAGCCTTATTAAAATAAATAAAAAAAATTTAACTAGTAATTCAAAAGAAATTCTTGATGATCAATTTTTAACAAATAGTTTAATGAATGATATTACTTTAAATTATTCTTTTTTACATGATACTTTAAAAAGTTTATATTTTCCTATTTCTGGAAATCAAACTTATTTAATTGGAAAGAACACAATTCCTGGTTCTGATAATAATTTTTATAAATTTTTATTAGATACTGAACAATATATTCCTTTAGATACAGAAAAAGAATTTATATTTTCAGCTCATTTTAAAGCTGGATTCGGAGATAGTTTTAATAAATCAAAATTGCCTTTTTATGAATCTTTTCATTTAAATAACTCAAATTATATACGTGGATTTGGTGTTAACACTATTGGTCCTAAAAAAAAATATGCTATTAATAAAATACAAGAATGTTTTGGGTATAAAAAAAATAATTTTTGTGAATCTATTGAATCAATTGGTGGGAATGCTATTTTAGTTGCTAATTTAGAATTGATCATACCTATTCCATTCATTAAAAAAGATTATACGCAATTTCTTAGACCTTCATTTTTTTTAGATTTTGGAAATATTTGGGATACTAAGTTAATACAAGAAAAAAATCAATCTGATATTAAATTTATAGATTTTAACCAATTAAAAAATTTTCATTCATCAGTTGGATTTGCTTTGCAATGGTTTTCTCCAATTGGACCATTAGTTTTTTCTTATGCACACCCTATTCAAAAAAATGAAAATGATCAAATTGAAAAATTTCAATTTAGTATTGGTAAAAATTGGTGA
- the fabZ gene encoding 3-hydroxyacyl-ACP dehydratase FabZ, protein MSFNHHDYILDIKEILRILPHRYPMLLIDKIIKFKVFDYLKALKNCSINEPFFQGHFLEEPIFPGVLLIESMTQAAAILIYVSTGILRINQLYYFIGIENARFKKNVIPGDQIIITVIYLKTQKNLVKFKVFAMVNNQKICYATILFYKKVYIK, encoded by the coding sequence TTGAGTTTTAATCATCATGATTACATTCTAGATATTAAAGAAATTCTAAGAATTTTACCTCATCGTTATCCTATGCTATTAATCGATAAAATTATTAAATTTAAGGTATTTGATTATTTGAAAGCTTTGAAAAATTGTTCGATAAATGAGCCATTTTTTCAAGGTCATTTTTTAGAAGAACCTATTTTTCCAGGTGTTTTATTAATTGAATCTATGACTCAAGCAGCTGCTATTTTAATATATGTTAGTACGGGTATATTAAGAATTAATCAATTATATTATTTTATTGGTATTGAGAATGCTAGATTTAAAAAAAATGTTATTCCTGGAGATCAAATTATTATTACAGTAATTTATTTAAAAACTCAAAAAAATTTAGTAAAATTTAAAGTTTTTGCTATGGTGAATAATCAAAAAATTTGTTATGCCACCATTCTATTTTATAAAAAAGTTTATATTAAATAA
- the dnaE gene encoding DNA polymerase III subunit alpha, giving the protein MNIPKFIHLHVRSHYSISDGLSKPEDLVKKAVSLKMMALAMTDFNNLYGVIKFYNFAHKYKLKPIIGITVKFVSEFIKNELTEITILASSLEGYKNLIILISRAYKKGYLNNKCITIKKKWLSEFNNGLILLSGGCQGEIGKILLRKEFSLLSHCLGFYKKYFPEAYYLELIRTGRENEEKYLHLAIELSDSKNIPVVATNDVCFLNKEDFKIHKIKVSIHEREILKNSRIQNNYSQHQFLKSKEEMFKLFSEFPEALINSVEIAKRCNVFISSGKYFLPCFPTGDISVENYLITESNKGLKKRLKHSSSNIKINKETYLKYKNRLNMELSVINKMGFPGYFLIVMEFIKWAKDNNIPVGPGRGSGAGSLVAYALNITEIDPLLFDLLFERFLNPERISLPDFDIDFCMDKRDQVIDHVSDIYGRNSVAQIITFGTMTAKAVIRDVGRVLGYPYGFINNLSKLVPLDPGITLNDAFSEKSELYHLYRNNEDVKNLIDISKKLEGINRSIGKHAGGVVISPTKITDFCPLYCDEKGDNPVTQFDKNDIEYVGLLKFDFLGLRTLTTISCTVDMINSKLLTNQKKININTISLNDKKCFNLLNQCKTRAIFQLESDGMRDLIKRLKPDCFEDIIALLALFRPGPLQSGMVDNFINRKHGYEKISYPDHKWQHILLKPILDSTYGIILYQEQVMKIAQVLAGYSLGKADILRRAMSKKNSKDMLKQRKIFLNGTKKNGINLKLSEKIFNLLEKFAGYGFNKSHSVAYALISYQTLWLKLYYPSEFISSTINSDIGNTDKIIILVNEALNMKLNIIAPNINLSEYMFYVDGNNNIVYGLGGIKGIGENSIKNILKERNRNGLFSDLFDLCIRCDCYKITRRILEQLIMSGSFDSFHKNRSYLLNSIEDVIKASKEYLRVQKNRQGSLFGTFKDEFNIIQNDRLLKLDLFEKDRLKNEYQVLGFYLTENPMDQFKKELKYYINHLKSLDLNLLKDNKKRIIIGIVVSIKIKITKNKNKIAILILDYYTSRIEIIIFNKLFNLFERLIKLNEILLIQGTIDIDKNNRIIASNIINLPLLRKKYVKKLTIFLTKENDKYCLKKLYQLLENQKKGHIFIDIIVKKYYFSLGIMQKKKFYITITNEFLMELKFLIGLKKIKLDFFH; this is encoded by the coding sequence ATGAATATACCAAAATTTATTCATCTTCATGTACGTAGTCATTATTCAATATCTGATGGATTATCAAAACCAGAAGATTTAGTAAAGAAAGCAGTATCTTTAAAAATGATGGCTTTAGCAATGACAGATTTTAATAATTTATATGGTGTTATAAAATTTTATAATTTTGCACATAAGTATAAATTAAAGCCAATTATTGGAATAACTGTTAAATTTGTTTCAGAGTTTATAAAAAACGAATTAACAGAAATAACTATATTAGCTTCTAGTTTAGAGGGGTATAAAAATTTAATTATATTAATTTCTCGTGCTTATAAAAAAGGATATCTTAATAATAAATGTATTACGATAAAAAAAAAATGGTTGTCTGAATTTAATAATGGATTAATATTACTTTCTGGTGGTTGTCAAGGTGAAATTGGAAAAATTTTACTACGTAAGGAATTTTCATTATTATCTCATTGTTTGGGATTTTATAAAAAATATTTTCCTGAAGCTTATTATTTAGAGTTAATACGTACAGGACGAGAAAATGAAGAAAAATATTTACATTTAGCTATAGAATTATCTGATTCTAAAAATATTCCAGTAGTTGCAACGAATGATGTCTGTTTTTTAAATAAAGAAGATTTTAAAATTCATAAGATTAAGGTTTCTATTCATGAAAGAGAAATATTAAAAAATTCTAGAATTCAAAATAATTATAGTCAACATCAATTTTTAAAAAGCAAAGAAGAAATGTTTAAACTTTTTTCTGAATTTCCTGAAGCTTTAATTAATAGTGTAGAAATTGCAAAACGTTGCAATGTTTTTATATCGTCTGGAAAATATTTTTTACCATGTTTTCCAACAGGTGATATAAGTGTTGAGAATTATTTAATTACAGAATCTAACAAAGGATTAAAGAAACGTTTAAAGCATTCTTCTTCTAATATCAAGATAAATAAAGAAACTTATTTAAAATATAAAAATCGTTTAAATATGGAATTAAGTGTAATAAATAAAATGGGATTTCCTGGATATTTTTTAATTGTTATGGAGTTTATAAAATGGGCAAAAGATAATAATATACCAGTAGGTCCAGGCCGAGGTTCTGGGGCTGGTTCATTAGTAGCATATGCATTAAACATTACAGAAATAGATCCTTTATTATTTGATTTATTGTTTGAACGTTTTTTAAATCCTGAACGTATCTCTTTGCCTGATTTTGATATTGATTTTTGCATGGATAAAAGAGATCAAGTGATAGATCATGTTTCAGATATATATGGTAGAAATTCAGTAGCTCAAATTATTACTTTTGGAACTATGACAGCAAAAGCTGTAATTAGAGATGTAGGAAGAGTATTGGGATATCCTTATGGATTTATTAATAATTTATCTAAGTTAGTGCCTTTAGATCCAGGAATAACATTAAATGATGCTTTTTCTGAAAAATCAGAATTATATCATCTTTATAGAAACAATGAAGATGTAAAAAATTTAATTGATATATCTAAAAAATTAGAAGGTATAAATCGAAGCATTGGGAAGCATGCAGGAGGGGTTGTAATTTCCCCTACTAAGATTACTGATTTTTGTCCACTATATTGTGATGAAAAAGGAGATAATCCAGTTACTCAATTTGATAAAAATGACATTGAATATGTTGGTTTACTAAAATTTGATTTTTTAGGTTTACGTACATTAACAACAATTAGTTGCACAGTAGATATGATTAATTCAAAGTTGTTAACAAATCAAAAGAAAATTAATATTAATACTATTTCTTTAAATGATAAAAAATGTTTTAATTTATTAAACCAGTGTAAAACTAGAGCAATATTTCAATTAGAATCTGATGGAATGAGGGATTTAATTAAAAGGTTAAAACCTGATTGTTTTGAAGATATTATTGCACTTTTAGCACTTTTTAGGCCAGGTCCATTGCAATCAGGTATGGTAGATAATTTTATAAATCGAAAACATGGTTATGAAAAAATTTCATATCCTGATCATAAATGGCAACATATTCTTTTAAAACCGATTTTAGATTCAACTTATGGAATTATTTTATATCAAGAGCAAGTAATGAAAATTGCTCAAGTTTTAGCTGGTTATAGTTTAGGGAAAGCAGATATTTTAAGAAGGGCTATGAGTAAAAAAAATTCAAAAGATATGTTAAAACAAAGAAAAATTTTTTTAAATGGAACAAAAAAAAACGGTATTAATCTTAAATTATCAGAAAAAATTTTTAATTTATTAGAAAAGTTTGCTGGATATGGTTTTAATAAATCTCATTCTGTAGCTTATGCTTTAATATCTTATCAAACATTGTGGTTGAAATTATATTATCCTTCCGAATTTATATCTTCTACTATAAATTCTGATATAGGTAATACAGATAAAATAATAATTTTAGTAAATGAAGCATTAAATATGAAATTAAATATTATTGCTCCAAATATTAATTTAAGTGAATATATGTTTTATGTTGATGGTAATAATAATATTGTTTATGGGCTTGGAGGGATAAAAGGAATAGGTGAGAATTCAATAAAAAATATTCTTAAAGAAAGGAATAGGAACGGTTTATTTTCTGATTTATTTGATTTATGTATTCGCTGTGATTGTTATAAAATTACTCGTAGAATATTAGAACAATTAATCATGTCTGGTAGCTTTGATTCTTTTCATAAAAATCGAAGTTATTTACTTAATTCAATTGAAGACGTTATTAAAGCATCTAAAGAATATTTACGTGTTCAAAAAAATCGACAAGGTAGTCTTTTTGGTACATTTAAAGATGAATTTAATATCATTCAAAATGATCGTTTGTTAAAATTAGATTTGTTTGAAAAAGATAGATTAAAAAATGAGTATCAAGTTTTAGGTTTTTATTTAACTGAAAATCCTATGGATCAATTTAAAAAAGAATTAAAATATTATATAAATCATTTAAAATCTTTAGATTTAAATCTTTTAAAAGATAATAAAAAAAGAATTATTATAGGTATAGTAGTTTCAATTAAAATTAAAATTACAAAAAATAAAAATAAAATAGCTATATTAATATTAGACTATTATACTTCTCGTATAGAAATTATTATTTTTAATAAATTATTTAATTTATTTGAAAGATTAATTAAATTAAATGAAATTTTATTAATTCAAGGAACAATAGATATAGATAAGAATAATAGAATAATAGCATCTAATATTATAAATTTACCATTGCTAAGAAAAAAATATGTAAAAAAATTAACTATTTTTTTAACAAAAGAAAATGATAAGTATTGTTTAAAAAAATTATATCAATTGTTAGAAAACCAAAAAAAAGGACATATTTTTATTGATATTATTGTTAAAAAATATTATTTTTCTTTAGGTATTATGCAAAAAAAGAAGTTTTATATTACTATTACTAATGAGTTTTTAATGGAATTAAAATTTTTAATTGGATTAAAAAAAATAAAATTAGATTTTTTTCATTAG